The DNA window TTGTAGAGTAAGGGggcagtaataataataataataataaaagaaaaacgggACATTTTAgactatttttgtaaatatgtataaattctcatggtataaatacttttgtaaggtaGACAGTCAGTAAATCTTCCACCGAGACCTGATGGGACCCTGTTATTTGAGCTTTAGTTGCATACAGTTTTGAACTTGAGCTGAGTTTTGAAATAAGAGAGCTGTGTGTTGGAAGGTTCCCCACTGAGGAAAAAGTGCTGAATCTCAATCCGGTAAGACAACCGTTAATATGAAATCCTCCTACTTCGTTGCTCGGGATAAATCCATTGCAAGCAAGCATTAATTATTGACGCTGTTTTTATCTGCGATCCGCTGACTGACAGTCTGCCGCTCATGAGGAAAGAGGAGCCACAGACTGCCAGTCATGTCCTTTAATGAAGTTGGAAGAGACATATTAATGGTATTAATTAGCATTGTTTGTGTGGTGGAGACGAGCCTTAATGTtacaggagaagaagaggaggagccACTGTTAATCTCAGTGACATCAACCCTCCGATGGCCCCTCTATCACCGTCCTACTGGGGTTAAGTTCTGGCTCCCTCCCAGTCTCAGTTCAGACTGCTCCAATGTGACAGGAAACTTAGCCTTGACAGATTGCACATTACCGGATGTCTTGGTTTCCTGTAACGAAGAGAGGAGGGGTTGTGCAAACACTGATTTTACAGCTTAGATGCTGTCCTGCTTTGTGTGCGAGAGGTCAGATCAGTACGAGCGAGTGAATGAGTCTCGACACCAAATCCATACGTTCTACAGAAATAATGAGAAAGGCTGACGCAGAAGAGAGCTTGAGGCTTGTAGGAGGTGGAAAACCATATGGAGGGAGGTGGATTAGTCTCAATTCCAAAgcttcatcttttctttcaGATGCAAGCCATCAACTCATTGCTTCTGTTTGTTAGCTGTATGGCAGCCAGCAGCTCCTGTTTCCTCCTGCATTTTTAAATAGGtggtgtttaaaacaaaacaaaacaaaaaaatgtcccGGTCTAGCTTGCATTTTCTAAAAGGTCAGCTCTGATGAACAGTAAGAAGGCACACAGGTGAGCGGTGCTTTGTGCTGTTCAGAAGTGCTCTCTGTCTAATCTGTCTGAGCTTGAGGTGTTTTGCAAGAAAAGAGGTCAAATATTTCAGACTCTGGGTGTGCAAAACCGCTAGAGcccatgtttcattttcctcccACCTCACAATTACcaactgctttgttttggtctgtcacataaaatgcaAGAAGGATTTGGTTGTAACATAAAAGGCTCTAGGAGTGTGTACACATCAGAAAATGACTGACAGCAAATTTGGCAGAGTTAAATCAGCACTGCGCCGAGTCTATTTGGTCCTTCTCAGAATTGGTATTAATTTAACTCTTCCAGAGTTATTTCCATAAGCGACTGAATAATTTTAACTCTTGAAATAGTCCAAACCACTCAGTTTCTTGTTGAAATAACTCTGAAATagttaaattaatataaattctGAGATGGAGAAAATAGACTTGGCACAGTGTTGATCTAACTATAAGAAATTTCCCTTATAGAGCTAATTATGAATGAAGTCACAGTCTGACTGGAGTAAAACGTCACCTGCTTGTTCGGCTGGCACTTTTTCCAAGTATTCCATTTGTTTCCCCTCTTGATCAGGATTACCTAATGTTTAATGCATTTTGCCCTGTTTTTCTACAAGGTGTCACCTTTCTAACAGCAAGCATGAGTGCTTGGTGTCTGAGCAGCTTTGATATGAGGACATTGTCTATGTCTCTACTAGGTGAAAAGTACTAAGAGTACTAACAGTCTGAAGTTTGAAGTTTTTCCTGTTGAGAATCAATAAACGTGACGACTTAGTGACTCTATATCCTCCCCTGTCTCTGTGGTGTAGTATCCACTGACGTTTTGATTGACAGGTCCATTGTCTGACAGACTGTGtttcctcctctggctccctttCGTCATCCAATGGGCTTGGAGCCTCTAACGGTTACCAAGGATCCCCCGAGTTGAAACGACTCTAACTCTAGCACACCCGCTCCTGCTGATGTGTGCAGTTGTGAAAAGTGGCATGTTGACCCTGCGACCTCCCTCATAAATGGTCAGGATTCAAGTTTGGATGTAAGAGTTgacaggaggagaagaagaaacaaacaactcAAAAACAGCTCAGGAAAAATGCCTCCGAAGAGGAGAAACAATGACATAGTTGATGTTGAAAATGGTGAGAGAAATGTTGTCCTTATATTTACTGATAGCACTAAATTATAAAAGCATGTCTCTTATTGTAACTTGTGttggattattttaattttttcccagTTGGGATGGATGTGGATGCCGAGCCTGACAGTGACAGCGAAGGTGAGTGATTCAAGATCAGTTCTACTGAGGTGAAGAGACAAGAATGGCAATATCAGTCTAATCTGctttaagacagaaaacataTAGTTACTAAAAATAACTGTACTTcttcatttgcatgtttttgtctaTTTGATAGTCATAGTTGTTGGTGCCAACAGTAGTGCAGCcagtaattttttattaaaaataatgttttctgaatttttgatttttaagaaTATATAACAGTAATAAAAGTCAAATGCATTTATGGTGCctacatatttttctgcaactctactaatattttattgataGGAAATGACTCTAAACTGGTACGGCATTGCAAATCTCAATTACTaacaataaacagtttttgttttacagaagaGGCAAGGAGGAAAAGTCGAAACAGGAGATCTAAGTTGCAACGTAAAGCCAAGCAAGTCAGtgaagatgaggatgaggatgaggaggacgaGGCACCCCGACGACGAGGACGAAGGAAGCTAACCAAgacagatgatgatgatgatgaggacgAGACCCCTCAAAGACGAGGACGAAGGAAGCTGACAAAGACAGATGAMGAGGACGAGGACGAGACCCCTCAAAGACGAGGACGGAGGAAGACAACCAAAACCCAGGACAGTGACGAAGACGATGAGAGAGAGAAACGAAAGGCAGCAGCAAGAAAAGGATCAAAAGCCTCCAGGAAGGTAATCCTCCAGGAGCAGAGCGATGACGAAAGTGAGGAAGACaaagggagaggaaaaaaatctgggAGAGCTGTGTCcaaaaaggagaaggaggagcagAATAACGACAAGAAGGGaaacaagaaaggaaaagatGAGGAGAATAAGGACaaggaaaagaagaacaaaaagtcaAGCAGGTGCAAATGTCTTTCCTCTGCATGATTGAGGCTGCTTTCTGCATGTAGCCTTTATATTCCTCAAACAAAGCTAGTAGATGGTTACTGAAACACTGTAGTAACAGTAAGTGAGTAATatcttaaacaaaacaaatcccataaataaatttcttatctatgcagttaatatttttaacatcagTTAGAGGACCATAACAGGAGCTGCAAGAACAAGGTCGTTTCTGCTCGCCAGAATAAAAGAGAAGGCGTTTGCCAGCTCTCTCTTGACTGATATAGTTTCAAGCTGCCACTCATTaagttttacacacacaaaaaattccCATCTCGAAACAACTTTCAGAAAGTTGTTTCTGTGACCTTTGAAACTTAGTTACTCCAGTGTGGTGGAAATTTTGGACTAATCTTTCTGAATTCTGCCAAGTTCACCGCAGGAGACATCTATGTACCTTTTTCAGCAGcggctcctcctcttcttcatccgCCGACTCGGACGAAGAATCATTGTCAGAGGGAGAGATTGCAGCCCTGAAGGAGCAGgtggaggaaaagaagaagctgATTGCTACGTTGAGGAACAAACCGTGGCGCATGAAGAAGAGGCTCTTGCTGCTCAAGTAAAGAGAAAAGCTCAACCAGTTGACTGAAAtcccatttctgttttctaggttatagaaaacagaaatgttttctataacatttctgttttctagaGGTCCCAGAGAGTGTGACCTCTCTGTGACAGAGAGGTCTGGGTTTGTGTTTATGCAGAGATCAGCCAGGACAGGTTTGCCCAAAAGAAGTGTGACAGAAGAGAAGCTATAACTTTGTCATGAACTTGTTTAATGCATGTTGTTGTGGTTGACTCAATTCATGGACTTCAAAACATCATTAATCAGTAAACAACCTCAGACTTGTCTGTACACCTTGTTTACTCTGACCATTACAATTAAAagtggagtgtttttttttcttttttttccttaatggAGGACATAATTTGattcaaaaaaaattttcccCCTTGATTGGACAAACAGGGAGGCCCAggattttgttgaaaagttcgAAGGAGCTCTAGGAAAAGGGAAAGGAAGGAGACTGTATGCTTTCAAAGTCATGAtgacaaaggtaaaacaatttGCATATTGTAAGCAATAACAGATAGTCTTTGTGGAAAATGAAGTTAAACTGTCCAAAACTTTTCTCCCCTAGAAACTAATCAAATTTAATAGGGATTTTGAGAACTTCAAGACGGCCTGTATACCCTGGGAGAGGAAGATAAAGGAAGTAGAAAGTTAGTACCAAAGCTCTAGTTTCTCTAAAAGTCCTCCTCTAGTGTCTTTCTGAGGCAGATTTCATCTTTGCACAACCACAGGTCACTTTGGATCTTCAGTCGCGTCATACTTCCTTTTTTTGAGGTGGATGTATGGTTTAAATCTGGTCCTCTTTGGGTTCATGTTTGGCCTGGTGGTGATCCCTGAGGTAGGACTTTCTCCTCTCAGTCCTTGTTGGCAAATGAGAGTTTCACTATAAATGCTCTAAGCTCTCTTTATGTTCTCCTTTCCGTTTAGGTTCTTATGGGTCTTCCATACGGGTCAATTCCCAGGAAAACTGTCCCCAGAGATGAAGAGGATTCAGCTATGGACTTCTCTGTCCTCTTAGACTTTGGGGTGAGCATATTTGCTCCATTCCTACATTTCTATGGCAAAACAAGTTGCTGagttaacaaaagaaaaaaaaagaaaaaactgccTTCCAACTTTGAAATTTGATTATCAAATTACTTTAGATTAGACTAGACTAGTGTTTGCATGTCTTCTGTAAGTCTGTTTTGGATAATTTAATATCTTCTGCCATTATCTTCTGTTGTGGTAGCAGCATCAGGTCTATAAGGAAGGCTGGTTCTACCCCTGTGGAGATTATTGTAtaaagaaggattcttcataaaatgagGAACACTatgatttaaatttgaacatCCTCATCATGAGACTGTAATACAAAAATAGTGTCTTCAGTAAGGGGCTTCAAAGAGCCACTGTAACATGGATCGCTGCAAGAGATTCTTCCTGCGCCTGCAACAGCTCTCTGAAGAAAGCTGTAAAGTACAAACTGATCACACTAGCAGTgattcaaaagtatttttattggtGGTTAaggttaatttcttttttttaatctccttgTGCAGTAgaattgtgtatttttgcttttgagtTTATGTTCCTGTCTTCAACAGGGTTACTGCAAATATTCAGTTCTATTCTACGGATTCTACAACAACGATCGAAGCATCGGGGTTCTGCAGTTCAAACTTCCTCTGTCGTACCTCCTCACGAGTGTCGGCATTTTCGGATACAGCTTGTTGGTTGTCATCAGAACGTATGCAATAGGTTAACATGCACCATTGTTAGGAGTGCAGATGATGGCTTACGGCTGTTATTTTCTCAGGATGGCTCGTAACGCGAACGAAGGAGGAGACGGGGGAGACGAGGGAGAGTTCATCTTCAGCTGGAAAATGTTCACCAGCTGGGACTATCTGATAGGAAACCCCGAGACTGCGGACAACAAGTACGCCTCCATTACCACCAGCTTCAAGGTTGGCAGCTGTGTCCtaccaaataaaacatttcaaaatgccAAAGCGTCTAGGTCTTTTGAGATGTGTAGTGTCCCcagagatgaaaatgtttcaggtgGGAGACAGGTTTACTGCACATTTGACGCTATTTATCCGTTTTCTAGGAATCTATTGTGGACGAACAGGAGAACCAGAAAGATGAGAATATCCACCTCCGACGTTTCCTCAGGGTTTTTGCAAACTTCCTAATCCTGTGCAGCCTTGGTGGCAGCGGGTATCTCATCTACTTTGTGGTGAAACGGTCTCAAGACTTTGCTAAGATGGACCCCAAAACGCTCACGTGGTTTGAAAACAATGAGGCAAGTCTACACGTAAATGTCCAAAGAACATGCGAGCAGCAGAGGAGATCAGTAATTAACCTCTCTCCTCTGGTGTATCAGGTGGAGTTTGTGATGTCACTGCTGGGGCTTGTGTGTCCTCCTCTATTTGAAACCATTGCCGAGTTGGAAGACTATCATCCTCGAATTGCCCTGAAATGGCAACTGGGACGCATCTTCGCCCTCTTCCTCGGAAATCTTTACACGTTTCTCTTTGCTCTCTTTGATGAGGTGAATGGAAAGGTACGTCGTACAAAAGACAGCAGAattcataaaaaatgaatttttccaCTAATCATTATAAATTCactacaacagaaaaacaattctgcaatGTGTGCAGATATTTTAAGatactgtttttctgtatttaactgAAATACTTAGTGGATAGTGAGTTCTAGTTTTTCATCATAACTTTGTGTTGTATAcagtattacataaaatccccccaaaataagtGGACACACATTACCTGTACCTGTATACAGTGTTTCTTTAGCTATACAGCGGCGCCACTCTGTTAGGTAGACTTTTGATGTGGTGACTTTAAAGAATTACATATATGTCACATTGAGCAAAATGCTACAGTACATATTGACAGTTTGAAATGTAGAATAGCAACTTTCTAGCTAGTTTAATTAGTATTACTATTGTTAACAAGAATTAAtggaaaaacctttaaaacatcagttttgcCTGCATAATGCTATGTCGGGATGTAGTTTGTTTTAGAAATCACATTAaacttgcaaaagaaaaagaaagtttaacaATGCTTAGCTCACATTTGCGCTGTGAGCTAAGCTAACTAAAAATGGTTTGTCTTGGTTGCATTTTTAGctggaaactgaaaaatctATCAAGAACGCCACCGAATGGGCTTTACATGAATACTACGCCAACTACAGCTCGTTCTACAACACCACAAATGTGCCTCCTCCGAATGTGGCCCCCGCTGATGTCATCAGGGGCCCCTGCTGGGAGACTGCCGTTGGAAGAGTCAGCACTGACATTATGCGTTGTTCAATATTGATTTGAAGGCACGGACAAATGTCCTGCTTTCTCACAAGTATGACTTGCTGTCGACCTGATTGTTATACTGCTTTTGCCTcttttcctgctgcaggaatTTGTGAAGCTAACTGTCTCAGATGTGCAGGTTACCTTTTTGACTATTCTGGTCGGTGACTTTCTACGTGCTTTCATTGTCCGCTTTCTCAATTACTGCTGGTGCTGGGACCTGGAGGCCGGATTTGTGAGTACCCACATGGGTCGCTACGTCAACGTGCCCtttcatttttgcttgtttagCTAACCAAAAGCgaggtttgtttacatttattccTGCATACTCATCtccatttgcatctttttaatgCAGGAATCAGTACAACTTTCCTCAGTTAAATAGTTGTGCTTGTAAAACACAGTAAACATGGCAAAGTTTGCATTAGCTTTAATTGAACCTGATCTACAAAGTGACATCTAGCAAGAAAGGCGATCCTAAGCATTAGGGGTAACATGAGATTGAAATGAGATCTTAATTACAGGGAGGGAGATGAATGGAGGGAGACAGAGACTGAATGACAAAGGGAGCAGCAAATACAAAGTGTATTGACCTGCTGTTTTTTAATTCAGATCGATGTATTAATCTTGCTGTTGTGTTCATTCTAGCCTTCATATGGAGAGTTTGACATCAGCGGAAATGTCCTAGGGCTTGTATTTAATCAAGGAATGATATGGTAAATTCAATTAATCAATATATTAGGATGAGATCAAATTTGTTTATCTCTGGGAATGCATACTTCCTTAGACTTCCTTGCTGTATATACTGTTGCCTGTCGAAAACCACAcgatgttaaatatttattctgaacttgctttatttaaataaataattagctCAGTGTAAGCCGATAAActcttacaaaaaataa is part of the Poecilia reticulata strain Guanapo linkage group LG9, Guppy_female_1.0+MT, whole genome shotgun sequence genome and encodes:
- the tmc2b gene encoding transmembrane channel-like protein 2-B isoform X1; amino-acid sequence: MPPKRRNNDIVDVENVGMDVDAEPDSDSEEEARRKSRNRRSKLQRKAKQVSEDEDEDEEDEAPRRRGRRKLTKTDDDDDEDETPQRRGRRKLTKTDXEDEDETPQRRGRRKTTKTQDSDEDDEREKRKAAARKGSKASRKVILQEQSDDESEEDKGRGKKSGRAVSKKEKEEQNNDKKGNKKGKDEENKDKEKKNKKSSSSGSSSSSSADSDEESLSEGEIAALKEQVEEKKKLIATLRNKPWRMKKRLLLLKEAQDFVEKFEGALGKGKGRRLYAFKVMMTKKLIKFNRDFENFKTACIPWERKIKEVESHFGSSVASYFLFLRWMYGLNLVLFGFMFGLVVIPEVLMGLPYGSIPRKTVPRDEEDSAMDFSVLLDFGGYCKYSVLFYGFYNNDRSIGVLQFKLPLSYLLTSVGIFGYSLLVVIRTMARNANEGGDGGDEGEFIFSWKMFTSWDYLIGNPETADNKYASITTSFKESIVDEQENQKDENIHLRRFLRVFANFLILCSLGGSGYLIYFVVKRSQDFAKMDPKTLTWFENNEVEFVMSLLGLVCPPLFETIAELEDYHPRIALKWQLGRIFALFLGNLYTFLFALFDEVNGKLETEKSIKNATEWALHEYYANYSSFYNTTNVPPPNVAPADVIRGPCWETAVGREFVKLTVSDVQVTFLTILVGDFLRAFIVRFLNYCWCWDLEAGFPSYGEFDISGNVLGLVFNQGMIWMGAFYAPGLVGINVLRLLTSMYYQSWAVMACNVPHERVFKASRSNNFYMGMLLLVLFLSLLPVVYSMMTLSPSFDCGPFSGQEKMYDVVIDTIQAMPAFIGNIFTYVSNPGLIMPAILLMILAIYYLNTVSKAYQQANTDLKKKMQMARDDEKNRRNNQDSTNQVMKDLEDLLPNKSLAPPPVAEEKPLDIIIDKTRTTRTKPGTAGKGVEVQKEESLSAPNPRRPVTRAPGPRGGPPGNMRSPQPEAGRGRGQGR
- the tmc2b gene encoding transmembrane channel-like protein 2-B isoform X2 gives rise to the protein MPPKRRNNDIVDVENVGMDVDAEPDSDSEEEARRKSRNRRSKLQRKAKQVSEDEDEDEEDEAPRRRGRRKLTKTDDDDDEDETPQRRGRRKLTKTDXEDEDETPQRRGRRKTTKTQDSDEDDEREKRKAAARKGSKASRKVILQEQSDDESEEDKGRGKKSGRAVSKKEKEEQNNDKKGNKKGKDEENKDKEKKNKKSSSGSSSSSSADSDEESLSEGEIAALKEQVEEKKKLIATLRNKPWRMKKRLLLLKEAQDFVEKFEGALGKGKGRRLYAFKVMMTKKLIKFNRDFENFKTACIPWERKIKEVESHFGSSVASYFLFLRWMYGLNLVLFGFMFGLVVIPEVLMGLPYGSIPRKTVPRDEEDSAMDFSVLLDFGGYCKYSVLFYGFYNNDRSIGVLQFKLPLSYLLTSVGIFGYSLLVVIRTMARNANEGGDGGDEGEFIFSWKMFTSWDYLIGNPETADNKYASITTSFKESIVDEQENQKDENIHLRRFLRVFANFLILCSLGGSGYLIYFVVKRSQDFAKMDPKTLTWFENNEVEFVMSLLGLVCPPLFETIAELEDYHPRIALKWQLGRIFALFLGNLYTFLFALFDEVNGKLETEKSIKNATEWALHEYYANYSSFYNTTNVPPPNVAPADVIRGPCWETAVGREFVKLTVSDVQVTFLTILVGDFLRAFIVRFLNYCWCWDLEAGFPSYGEFDISGNVLGLVFNQGMIWMGAFYAPGLVGINVLRLLTSMYYQSWAVMACNVPHERVFKASRSNNFYMGMLLLVLFLSLLPVVYSMMTLSPSFDCGPFSGQEKMYDVVIDTIQAMPAFIGNIFTYVSNPGLIMPAILLMILAIYYLNTVSKAYQQANTDLKKKMQMARDDEKNRRNNQDSTNQVMKDLEDLLPNKSLAPPPVAEEKPLDIIIDKTRTTRTKPGTAGKGVEVQKEESLSAPNPRRPVTRAPGPRGGPPGNMRSPQPEAGRGRGQGR
- the tmc2b gene encoding transmembrane channel-like protein 2-B isoform X3: MPPKRRNNDIVDVENVGMDVDAEPDSDSEEEARRKSRNRRSKLQRKAKQVSEDEDEDEEDEAPRRRGRRKLTKTDDDDDEDETPQRRGRRKLTKTDXEDEDETPQRRGRRKTTKTQDSDEDDEREKRKAAARKGSKASRKVILQEQSDDESEEDKGRGKKSGRAVSKKEKEEQNNDKKGNKKGKDEENKDKEKKNKKSSSSGSSSSSSADSDEESLSEGEIAALKEQVEEKKKLIATLRNKPWRMKKRLLLLKEAQDFVEKFEGALGKGKGRRLYAFKVMMTKKLIKFNRDFENFKTACIPWERKIKEVESHFGSSVASYFLFLRWMYGLNLVLFGFMFGLVVIPEVLMGLPYGSIPRKTVPRDEEDSAMDFSVLLDFGGYCKYSVLFYGFYNNDRSIGVLQFKLPLSYLLTSVGIFGYSLLVVIRTMARNANEGGDGGDEGEFIFSWKMFTSWDYLIGNPETADNKYASITTSFKESIVDEQENQKDENIHLRRFLRVFANFLILCSLGGSGYLIYFVVKRSQDFAKMDPKTLTWFENNEVEFVMSLLGLVCPPLFETIAELEDYHPRIALKWQLGRIFALFLGNLYTFLFALFDEVNGKLETEKSIKNATEWALHEYYANYSSFYNTTNVPPPNVAPADVIRGPCWETAVGREFVKLTVSDVQVTFLTILVGDFLRAFIVRFLNYCWCWDLEAGFPSYGEFDISGNVLGLVFNQGMIWMGAFYAPGLVGINVLRLLTSMYYQSWAVMACNVPHERVFKASRSNNFYMGMLLLVLFLSLLPVVYSMMTLSPSFDCGPFSGQEKMYDVVIDTIQAMPAFIGNIFTYVSNPGLIMPAILLMILQTFTASQTGHLLFEHSVKSISTSQY